From the genome of Methylocystis heyeri:
GCGCCGGCGCCGGTCGATTTCCTGCGTGAGCCTCGCCTCGAGACAGGCATATTCGCCGCGCAGATAAATGACGCCCTGCCGTGCGCCCAGCGCATGGGCGGCGATCGCCATGCCGTCCAGCACGAGGCCGGGGGCCAGCGTGAGAAGCGCGCGGTCCTTGAATGTGCCGGGCTCGCCTTCGTCGGCGTTGCAGACGACATAGCGCGCTTCGGCCTGCGCCTGTCGGCACAGGCGCCATTTGAGCCCGGTCGGAAAACCGGCGCCTCCCCGCCCGCGCAGTCTCGCTTTCGTAATCTCCTTGACGACGCCGTCGGGGGAAAGCCTGAGGGCGTTCTTTATGGCGTCGGCGCCGCCTGAGGAATTGTCGAACAGGATGGGGCCGGGACGGATCAGCTTGATCGGCGCCTGCGCGCGCGCGAGGCTCGATGCGTCCGATCCCGGGAACAAGGGCAGCGGGTTTGTGCTGTCGCGGTTGCGCCGCAGCTCTGCGACGATCGGTCCCGCCTCGAAAGGCGCCAAAGCGGGAAAGGGAGCGCCGTTGATCAGCGCGGACGGCTCCTGATCCGCCATTCCCAGATCGCTCGCCCAATCGAGGGAAAAATCCCCATCGGCCGAGGTCCCGCCGATTTGCGCGCCTGTGGCCTGGGCGAAGGCGCGGGCGACGTCCTCCGCGCCCTTCATCATGGAGACCGGAGTCCGGGCGAGGCGAATATGGAACCGCCCCTTGGGCTCGCGGTTGAAAAAGGAATAAAACGACGCGACGTCTTCGACCTCGGCCGGATGACACTGCAGAACGGCGGCGATGGTTTCCACCGCGCGCCGGTCGAGAAAGCCGAGGCGGCTGTGGATATGCTGCAGCATGTCGAGGAGCCGATGGCGCTCGCCACCGAATTTCCGGGCGGCCTCCTCGATCGTCGCTGCGTAGTCCTGGTCCGCAAGATCCATCCCTCGCCCCTCCCGCGCGCCGGGCTCGTCTCCGGCGCTTATTCCGCCTGCATGAAATCATGGACGCGATCGGAAATGCCAAAGAGCCGAAATCTATCGGAGCGAAAGTGAAACGCGCCGGCTCAAAAAGCCCCGCCGGCGCGCGACAGGACGGCGAAGCTACAATGAATCATCACGTTTAATGTGACAGAAATCAACCGTTCGTCGGATCGCCGCAGCTGCGCCGTTCGGGACTGCGGCGGACAAGAGGTCGCATCCCCCAAAGGGGCTTCGCGCCTCACTTGAGAAGCGCAAGACGCCCGCCATCTAAGTCCATGCGCCGCAGATTGATTTAGAGCGGCGCGAGCGGACGCGCCAGCCGTCTGGAAGGAGAGTTTGAAGCAGGCTCTGCAGGCCTGGCTGGCTGTCTTGATTTTGGAGGGAAATATGGCGGATAAGGAAAGCAACGTGCCCGTCAAGTCGGGTTCTGGAGCGCCCTCGCTCTATTCCGATTTTTTCGACTGGCATCCCTTTGGCTCCTTGAGGCGGCAGATCAATAATCTTTTCAACGAATTCACTCCTGCCGGAAAGACCGAGCTCGAGCCCTTCGAGCGTTTCTTCGCGCAAGGGTCGACCATGCCTGCGGTCGATGTCGTTGAAAAAGACAAGGAATTCGCAATCACCGCGGAACTGCCGGGACTCGACGAGAAAAACGTCGAGGTGAAACTCGCCAACGGCTGCCTCGTCATAAGCGGGGAGAAAAAAGACGAGCGGGAGGAAAAAGAGAAGGGCTATTACTTCTCGGAGCGGCGCTACGGCTCGTTCCGGCGCGCTTTCAGAATTCCCGAAGGCGTCGACGCCGACAAGATCGAGGCCGCGTTCGACAAGGGCGTTCTGACCGTAAAGCTGCCGAAGACGGACGAAGCGCAGAAAGCCGAAAAGAAAATCGACATCAAAGCGAAATAGCCGCCGCTCTGCGTCGACGCTTGCCGCCGGGGCGTCCGCCGCGCTCCGGCGTCCGCGTCGGCTCGCGCTGTCTTCAAGGCGGCGCGGGCGCTGCGACAAACTTATTGCTTGCCGCAAAGGGCTGTTCCGATAGACTTCGGCTCATCGCGCTTTCCGCTTGTCGGGACTTTCGGCGCCGACGGGCTCGAAGACGAGCGGCAGGCGTGACAGGGCGGGTCGGGCTTGACGCAGGGAGAGGCCATGAGCACGGCATTATCGAGCGCGCGGGGCGACGCGGAGCGCGCTCCAGCTTCTTCCTATGTTCGGTTTTTTTCGCAAATAGGCATCGGCGACGTGCCTTTGGTCGGCGGCAAGAACGCCTCTCTCGGCGAGATGTATCGCGAATTGACCGCCGCCGGCATCCTTGTGCCGAACGGCTTCGCCATTACGGCGGAAGCCTATCGATATACGCTCGATCGCGCGAACGCATGGCCCGACTTGCGGGAGGCGCTCGAAGACCTCGACGTCTCCGACGTCGTGGACCTCGCGCGCAGGGCGGCGCGGGCGCGGGAAATCATCTATGCGGCGGAACTGCCTTCCGATCTGAAGGAAGATATCCGCGAAGGTCTGACGCGCCTCACCGCCGAATATGGAGCCGACCTCACGGTCGCGATCCGCTCCTCGGCGACCGCCGAGGATCTGCCCAGCGCGAGCTTCGCCGGCCAGCACGAGAGCTATCTCAACATACGCGGCGAAGTCGGCGTTCTGGAGGCGGTGCGGCGCTGCTTCGCCAGCCTTTTCACCGATCGGGCGATCCGCTATCGAATCGACAATGGTTTCGATCACTTCAAGGTGTTCAACTCGGTCGGCGTCATGAAGATGGTGCGATCGGATCTCGCGGCCTCGGGCGTCATCTTCACCATCGACACCGAGACGGGTTTCGAGGACGTCGTATTCGTCACCGGCGCTCTCGGCCTCGGCGAAAATGTCGTTCAGGGCGCCGTGGACCCGGACGAGTTTTACGTATTCAAGCCCGCTTGCCGCATCGGAAAAGGCACTGTGCTGAAGCGTTCGCTCGGCGCCAAGAAGATCAAAATGATCTTCTCGAACAGCGGGCGCGCCACGACGCGCAATGTGCCGACCGACGCCAAGGAAGCGGAAAGATTCTGCATCTCGGACGCCGAAGTCGTCGCCTTGGCGGGGCAGGCGATAAAGATCGAGGCGCATTACAGCGCGAAGGCGGGCGTCGCCCGACCCATGGACATCGAATGGGCCAAAGACGGCGTCGATGGACGGCTTTATATCGTGCAGGCGCGACCCGAAACGGTCGCCTCGCGCCGTGACCGCAACGTCGTCGAGGATTACATCATCGAGAAGCGCGGCGCCAAAATCGTCGAGGGCCGCGCCGTCGGAACCTCCCTAGCAACCGGCAAAGCCCGCGTCATCGCGCATTTGAGCGAATTGTCGCAGTTTGTGCCGGGGGAAATCCTGGTCGCGGATTCGACCTCGCCGGATTGGGGAACGGTCATGAAATCGGCGGCCGCCATCGTGACCAATCGGGGCGGGCGGACCTGCCACGCCGCCATTGTGGCGCGGGAACTCGGGATACCGGCGATCGTGGGGGCCGATTCCGCCACGAGGGCGATAAGGACGGGGCAGACGATCTCGGTTTGCTGCGCCGAAGGCGACGTCGGCGGGGTCTATGACGGCAAGATCAGCTTCCGCATCGAGAAGACCAATCTTTCGAGCCTCCCGAGGCCGAAGACCCACATCATGATGAATGTCGGCAACCCCGATGTCGCTTTTTCGCTCGCGGCGCTGCCCAACGACGGCGTGGGCCTCGCGCGCATGGAGTTCATCATAGCAGAATCCATCAAGGCCCATCCGATGGCCCTGATTCACCCGGAGAAAATCGCAGACCCGAAGGAGCGCGCGCAGATCGCCAGACTGACCCGCAACCATGCGAGCCCTTCGGATTTCTTCATCGAGCGCCTGTCCGAAGGCGTCGCCACGATCGCCGCAGCTTTCTTTCCCAAGCCGGTCATCGTCCGGATGTCGGATTTCAAGACCAATGAATACGCCTCGCTGCTCGGCGGCCGCGCCTTCGAGACCAGCGAAGCCAATCCGATGATCGGTTTTCGTGGCGCTTCGCGATACGCCCATCCGGCCTATGCCGAGGGTTTCGCGCTGGAGTGCGCGGCCATGAAGCGTGCGCGCGAGGAGATGGGTTTTAACAATATCCGCCTGATGATCCCCTTCTGTCGAAGAGTGGAGGAGGCCGAAAGGGTGGTCGAGCACATGCGCAGCCTGGGGCTGGAGCGGGGCAAGAACGGCCTCGAACTCTATATGATGTGCGAGATTCCGAACAACGTCATGCTGATCGACGAATTCTCCCGATATTTCGATGGCTTCTCGATCGGCTCCAACGATCTCACCCAGCTCACGCTCGGCGTCGATCGCGACTCCGAAATCGTCGCTTTCGATTTCGACGAGCGTGACGAAGGCGTGAAGAAAATGATCAGGCTCGCGATCGAGGGCGCAAAGCG
Proteins encoded in this window:
- a CDS encoding NAD(P)H-dependent oxidoreductase subunit E, with the translated sequence MDLADQDYAATIEEAARKFGGERHRLLDMLQHIHSRLGFLDRRAVETIAAVLQCHPAEVEDVASFYSFFNREPKGRFHIRLARTPVSMMKGAEDVARAFAQATGAQIGGTSADGDFSLDWASDLGMADQEPSALINGAPFPALAPFEAGPIVAELRRNRDSTNPLPLFPGSDASSLARAQAPIKLIRPGPILFDNSSGGADAIKNALRLSPDGVVKEITKARLRGRGGAGFPTGLKWRLCRQAQAEARYVVCNADEGEPGTFKDRALLTLAPGLVLDGMAIAAHALGARQGVIYLRGEYACLEARLTQEIDRRRRYGLLGTDICGVEGFDFDIRIQLGAGAYICGEESALIESLEGKRGAPRDRPPFPTDRGYLGCPTAVDNVETFACASRIMERGAAWFCSFGTAESAGTKLLSVSGDCAHPGVYELPFGTTLNELLDLVGAPDARFVQVGGPSGQCVGPKDYGRRIAYEDLSTGGSVMAFGPERDVLATALQFTEFFADESCGWCVPCRVGTTLLRQDLEKILRRRGTLSDVTALDGLARSVARTSRCGLGQSAPNPILSTMRNFPEAYEALLQAQDFLPRFLLSETLIQAQALQGRGLVGAEEE
- a CDS encoding Hsp20/alpha crystallin family protein → MADKESNVPVKSGSGAPSLYSDFFDWHPFGSLRRQINNLFNEFTPAGKTELEPFERFFAQGSTMPAVDVVEKDKEFAITAELPGLDEKNVEVKLANGCLVISGEKKDEREEKEKGYYFSERRYGSFRRAFRIPEGVDADKIEAAFDKGVLTVKLPKTDEAQKAEKKIDIKAK
- the ppsA gene encoding phosphoenolpyruvate synthase yields the protein MSTALSSARGDAERAPASSYVRFFSQIGIGDVPLVGGKNASLGEMYRELTAAGILVPNGFAITAEAYRYTLDRANAWPDLREALEDLDVSDVVDLARRAARAREIIYAAELPSDLKEDIREGLTRLTAEYGADLTVAIRSSATAEDLPSASFAGQHESYLNIRGEVGVLEAVRRCFASLFTDRAIRYRIDNGFDHFKVFNSVGVMKMVRSDLAASGVIFTIDTETGFEDVVFVTGALGLGENVVQGAVDPDEFYVFKPACRIGKGTVLKRSLGAKKIKMIFSNSGRATTRNVPTDAKEAERFCISDAEVVALAGQAIKIEAHYSAKAGVARPMDIEWAKDGVDGRLYIVQARPETVASRRDRNVVEDYIIEKRGAKIVEGRAVGTSLATGKARVIAHLSELSQFVPGEILVADSTSPDWGTVMKSAAAIVTNRGGRTCHAAIVARELGIPAIVGADSATRAIRTGQTISVCCAEGDVGGVYDGKISFRIEKTNLSSLPRPKTHIMMNVGNPDVAFSLAALPNDGVGLARMEFIIAESIKAHPMALIHPEKIADPKERAQIARLTRNHASPSDFFIERLSEGVATIAAAFFPKPVIVRMSDFKTNEYASLLGGRAFETSEANPMIGFRGASRYAHPAYAEGFALECAAMKRAREEMGFNNIRLMIPFCRRVEEAERVVEHMRSLGLERGKNGLELYMMCEIPNNVMLIDEFSRYFDGFSIGSNDLTQLTLGVDRDSEIVAFDFDERDEGVKKMIRLAIEGAKRNNRHTGICGQAPSDYPEMAEFLVRLGIDSISLNPDTVIRTTTKVLELEKSLGRGAGK